A genomic stretch from Hydrogenimonas urashimensis includes:
- the metG gene encoding methionine--tRNA ligase, with product MSEKCKKIYITTPIYYVNDVPHIGHAYTTIIADTLARYSRMVGMDVFFLTGTDEHGQKIEQAAKARGKSPQEYADEISARFKNLWDEFDISYDKFIRTTDPDHMKGVQKAFEVMYDKGDIYKDVYRGHYCVSCETFFTDTQLVDEEFCPECGRSTTIVEEESYFFRLSKYEERLLEWYESKPECILPKSRRNEVINFVKNGLEDLSITRTSFDWGVKLPEKMNDPKHVMYVWLDALMNYVTALGYGTDEKRMDYWPAKIHLIGKDILRFHAIYWPAFLMSLGLELPHHIGAHGWWTRNGEKMSKSKGNVVDPKEIADAYGLENFRYFMLREVPFGQDGDFSQRALIDRINSDLGNDLGNLLNRIIGMSGKYFDFRIDSEGVKTHHASELEEAEKIFSGIEPYLYEVQTNRYLEELWKTLRIANKAIDTAMPWVKMKEAKEKEAMATIALVANILAKVSVLLHPFMPKTTQTIAGALGFAITTEQYRRLIKEKSLLESFTIKKIPPLFPRIEEPLVETPAKKEETAKEEKKQKRGSEKRAPSETKSEESGANLITIDQFFQVQLKVGTVVKAEEVPKSKKLLRLQVDLGEEQPRQIIAGIKEWYGPQDLEGTQVCVVANLKPAKLMGMLSEGMLLAAKDEEGLCLIRPEKPRRPGSAIG from the coding sequence ATGAGCGAAAAATGTAAAAAAATCTATATCACCACACCGATCTATTATGTCAACGATGTCCCGCATATCGGACACGCCTATACGACGATCATCGCCGATACGCTGGCGCGCTATTCGCGCATGGTCGGCATGGATGTCTTTTTTCTGACCGGTACCGACGAACACGGCCAGAAGATCGAGCAGGCGGCCAAAGCGCGCGGCAAGAGCCCGCAGGAGTATGCCGACGAGATTTCGGCCCGTTTCAAAAATCTGTGGGATGAATTTGATATCAGTTACGACAAATTCATCCGCACGACCGATCCCGACCATATGAAGGGGGTTCAGAAGGCGTTCGAGGTGATGTATGACAAGGGCGACATCTACAAAGACGTCTATCGCGGCCATTACTGTGTCAGCTGCGAAACCTTCTTCACCGACACCCAGCTCGTGGACGAGGAGTTCTGCCCCGAATGCGGCCGTTCCACGACGATCGTCGAGGAAGAGAGCTACTTTTTCCGTCTCTCGAAATATGAGGAGAGGCTGCTGGAGTGGTACGAAAGCAAACCCGAATGCATTCTTCCCAAAAGCAGGCGAAACGAAGTGATCAACTTCGTCAAAAACGGACTCGAAGATCTCTCCATTACCCGTACCAGTTTCGACTGGGGCGTCAAGCTGCCGGAAAAGATGAACGATCCGAAACATGTGATGTATGTGTGGCTCGATGCCCTGATGAACTACGTCACGGCACTCGGATACGGAACCGACGAGAAACGGATGGATTACTGGCCCGCCAAAATTCATCTCATCGGCAAAGACATCCTCCGTTTCCATGCCATCTACTGGCCCGCCTTCCTGATGAGTCTGGGACTGGAGCTTCCCCACCACATCGGTGCCCACGGGTGGTGGACACGCAATGGGGAGAAGATGAGCAAAAGCAAAGGCAACGTCGTCGACCCAAAAGAGATCGCCGACGCCTACGGCCTGGAAAATTTCCGCTACTTCATGCTGCGGGAAGTCCCCTTCGGACAGGACGGTGACTTCAGCCAAAGAGCCCTCATCGACCGCATCAACTCCGACCTGGGCAACGACCTGGGCAACCTGCTCAACCGCATCATCGGCATGAGTGGCAAATATTTCGATTTCCGAATCGACAGCGAAGGGGTCAAAACCCATCACGCATCGGAGCTTGAGGAGGCGGAAAAGATATTCTCCGGCATCGAACCCTACCTTTACGAAGTGCAGACCAACCGCTACCTCGAAGAGCTGTGGAAAACACTGCGCATCGCCAACAAGGCGATTGATACCGCCATGCCGTGGGTGAAGATGAAGGAAGCGAAAGAGAAGGAGGCGATGGCGACCATCGCGCTGGTCGCCAACATCCTGGCGAAAGTCTCCGTACTCCTTCACCCCTTCATGCCCAAAACGACCCAGACGATTGCCGGCGCACTGGGATTTGCGATCACCACGGAGCAGTACCGCAGGCTGATCAAAGAAAAGAGTCTGCTGGAGAGTTTCACGATAAAGAAGATTCCACCCCTCTTCCCCCGCATCGAGGAGCCCCTCGTCGAAACTCCGGCAAAAAAAGAGGAGACGGCGAAAGAGGAGAAAAAACAGAAGAGAGGCTCCGAAAAGAGAGCGCCTTCCGAAACGAAGAGCGAAGAGAGCGGCGCAAACCTCATCACGATCGACCAGTTCTTCCAGGTCCAGCTGAAAGTGGGCACCGTCGTCAAAGCCGAAGAGGTTCCCAAAAGCAAAAAACTGCTCAGGCTGCAGGTCGACCTGGGCGAAGAGCAGCCGCGACAGATCATCGCAGGCATCAAAGAGTGGTATGGACCCCAAGACCTCGAAGGCACACAGGTCTGCGTCGTCGCCAACCTCAAACCGGCCAAACTGATGGGCATGCTCTCCGAGGGAATGCTCCTTGCCGCCAAAGATGAAGAGGGACTCTGCCTCATCCGTCCGGAAAAACCGAGGCGCCCCGGCAGCGCCATCGGTTGA
- a CDS encoding calcium:proton antiporter yields the protein MNSDSSEPSPGLQDFLEDYWDLIAGILFASLALLFHLNHSVYLATLFAGLGIAAFSFTVSEIAEILAERLQEPYASFVLTFSAVAVEILLLFMILLESSHGAHALETVKGGIISAVIVDMNVLLGIAVFVGGLRFKEQEHNEDTSSTYTTILLVASVMLLVPSLLQYSSSKGDSLPTASYIIAGLLMFYYITIFIFQTRTHIHFFKATARSRIFRLRRKRAEKEGMEEEEEEEDYIFEKLPNIANFFVIFGLIFLIGIIAEIFASDGMQIANDYGISAALAGLVIAIISVSPELFTAVKAAKSDQIQRVVNIAMGASTVSILLTVPILMLLAPFAGVHLSLDFNSLQIGALILTVILAWKTTDNGETNYVEGISHLMFFFAYAVIAAFYH from the coding sequence ATGAACAGTGACAGTTCTGAACCCTCCCCGGGTTTGCAGGATTTTCTCGAGGATTACTGGGATCTGATCGCCGGTATCCTCTTCGCCTCGCTGGCGCTTCTTTTTCATCTGAACCATTCGGTCTATCTCGCCACTCTCTTTGCGGGACTCGGCATCGCGGCATTCTCTTTCACCGTCTCCGAAATCGCGGAAATACTCGCCGAAAGACTCCAGGAACCCTATGCCAGTTTCGTGCTCACCTTCAGTGCCGTTGCCGTCGAGATTCTGCTGCTTTTCATGATTTTGCTCGAAAGCAGCCACGGCGCTCATGCGCTCGAAACGGTCAAAGGCGGTATCATTTCCGCTGTCATCGTCGATATGAACGTTCTGTTGGGCATCGCCGTGTTCGTTGGTGGCCTCCGTTTCAAAGAGCAAGAACACAACGAAGACACATCCAGCACCTATACGACCATTCTGCTTGTCGCGTCGGTCATGCTGCTGGTCCCGAGCCTTCTGCAGTACTCAAGCAGCAAGGGAGATTCGCTGCCGACGGCAAGCTATATCATCGCCGGCCTTCTGATGTTCTACTACATCACGATCTTCATTTTCCAGACCAGGACACACATTCACTTCTTCAAAGCCACGGCAAGAAGCCGGATTTTCCGCCTGCGAAGAAAACGCGCCGAAAAAGAGGGAATGGAGGAAGAGGAGGAAGAGGAGGACTACATATTCGAAAAACTCCCTAACATCGCCAACTTTTTCGTCATCTTCGGTCTCATCTTTCTCATCGGCATCATTGCGGAGATTTTCGCCAGCGACGGTATGCAGATCGCCAACGATTATGGTATATCCGCCGCCCTCGCCGGTCTGGTCATCGCCATCATCAGTGTCTCGCCCGAACTATTCACCGCCGTCAAAGCGGCGAAATCCGACCAGATCCAGCGGGTCGTCAATATCGCCATGGGGGCCTCGACCGTTTCGATCCTGCTGACGGTGCCCATCCTTATGCTTCTGGCCCCCTTCGCCGGTGTCCACCTCAGCCTCGATTTCAATTCACTGCAGATCGGCGCGCTGATCCTGACCGTCATTCTCGCGTGGAAAACGACCGACAACGGGGAGACCAACTACGTCGAAGGGATCAGCCACCTGATGTTCTTCTTCGCCTACGCCGTTATCGCGGCCTTCTATCATTAA
- a CDS encoding class 1 fructose-bisphosphatase, with amino-acid sequence MTLKPVFDAIERSAHRIKEAITNEDLCYGDSCNATGDMQLKLDIQSDLIIAEEFSKITAVRAIASEEKEEAETLHPEGRFMIAYDPLDGSSLIDVDLSVGTIYGIYDGEFQAKNMLAAVYVVHGPRLEMVTAYKGGVRHYIYRHGRFAEQETIRLAEKGKLNAPGGTQMHWYPHHKKMVDGLFAEGYRLRYSGGMVPDLHQILLKGGGLFSYPGTTDKPEGKLRKLFEVFPFAFVYETAGGAAIDDKGRRLLDLPCNDPHETTPCFFGSCYEIGKVKEAYGID; translated from the coding sequence ATGACACTCAAACCCGTATTCGACGCCATTGAGCGATCCGCCCACCGCATCAAAGAAGCGATCACCAACGAAGACCTCTGTTACGGAGACTCCTGCAACGCCACGGGCGATATGCAGCTCAAGCTCGATATCCAGAGCGACCTGATCATCGCTGAAGAGTTTTCCAAAATCACGGCAGTCAGGGCGATCGCCAGCGAAGAGAAGGAGGAGGCCGAAACCCTTCATCCCGAGGGACGCTTCATGATCGCCTACGATCCGCTCGACGGCTCCAGCCTGATCGATGTCGACCTGAGTGTCGGCACCATCTACGGAATCTACGACGGAGAGTTCCAGGCGAAAAACATGCTTGCCGCCGTCTATGTCGTCCACGGTCCGCGTCTTGAGATGGTTACGGCCTACAAGGGGGGCGTGCGCCACTACATCTACCGCCACGGTCGTTTCGCCGAGCAGGAGACGATACGTCTTGCGGAAAAGGGAAAGCTCAACGCCCCGGGCGGAACCCAGATGCACTGGTACCCCCATCACAAAAAGATGGTCGACGGGCTCTTCGCGGAAGGCTACCGTCTCCGCTACTCCGGAGGGATGGTCCCCGACCTGCACCAGATTCTCCTCAAAGGGGGCGGCCTCTTCAGCTACCCCGGCACGACGGACAAGCCCGAGGGAAAACTGCGCAAACTTTTCGAAGTCTTTCCCTTCGCGTTCGTCTACGAAACGGCCGGCGGCGCCGCGATCGACGACAAGGGCAGACGCCTGCTCGATCTTCCCTGCAACGATCCCCATGAAACCACACCCTGTTTCTTCGGAAGCTGCTACGAAATCGGCAAGGTGAAAGAGGCCTATGGCATCGACTGA